One window from the genome of Roseisolibacter agri encodes:
- a CDS encoding RNA polymerase sigma factor, with the protein MPAPHDALSPLQVARAQTGDRAALDRLLQALQAPLYAHVRGLLDGDAHAAEDVLQDVLLTICRRLPALREPQLARAWAYRIATREAVRRARRDRRFTTDADEDALDAVAAPAHEPAFEPELVAALPGALAGLPRASGTVLRLHYLDGLTYGEIAEALEIPLGTVKSRLAYGLATLRTRLGPLAR; encoded by the coding sequence GTGCCCGCGCCGCACGACGCCCTCTCGCCGCTGCAGGTCGCGCGCGCCCAGACCGGCGACCGCGCGGCGCTCGACCGGCTGCTGCAGGCGCTCCAGGCGCCGCTCTACGCGCACGTGCGCGGGCTGCTGGACGGCGACGCGCACGCGGCGGAGGACGTGCTGCAGGACGTGCTGCTGACGATCTGCCGCCGGCTGCCCGCGCTGCGCGAGCCGCAGCTGGCGCGCGCGTGGGCGTACCGCATCGCGACCCGCGAGGCCGTGCGCCGCGCACGGCGCGATCGGCGGTTCACGACGGACGCGGATGAGGACGCGCTGGACGCGGTGGCCGCGCCGGCGCACGAGCCGGCGTTCGAGCCCGAGCTGGTGGCCGCGCTGCCTGGCGCGCTGGCCGGGCTGCCGCGCGCGAGCGGCACGGTGCTGCGGCTGCACTACCTGGACGGCCTGACGTACGGCGAGATCGCCGAGGCGCTCGAGATCCCGCTCGGCACCGTGAAGTCGCGGCTCGCCTACGGGCTCGCCACGCTGCGCACGCGACTGGGGCCGCTGGCGCGCTGA
- a CDS encoding NAD(P)H-quinone oxidoreductase, giving the protein MLAAVITRPGPPDVLELREVPTPVPGTEQLLVRVRASALNRADLHQRRGHYPAPPGAPADVPGLEYAGEVAALGPGAREWREGDRVFGLVGGGGHAEYVVVHERTAVRVPDALDWPAAGAVPEAFVTAHDALRQADARAGDTVLIHAVASGVGLAAVQLARVLGLRALGTARTPAKLGDARAHGMAHGVALTREVVADPPSLAAALSELTHAHGARGAGADVVLDLVGGAYTNASLHAMAPLGRLMLIGLVAGAEGTLDLGRILRGRLTVRGTVMRARALEERIVTMRRFADEVVPLLASGAMRPTIDRIFSLQEIVAAHERLESNETVGKVVLTV; this is encoded by the coding sequence ATGCTCGCCGCCGTCATCACGCGCCCCGGCCCGCCGGACGTCCTCGAGCTCCGCGAGGTGCCGACGCCGGTCCCCGGCACGGAGCAGCTCCTCGTGCGCGTGCGCGCCTCCGCGCTCAACCGCGCCGACCTGCACCAGCGCCGCGGGCACTACCCCGCCCCGCCCGGCGCTCCCGCCGACGTTCCCGGGCTCGAGTACGCGGGCGAGGTCGCGGCGCTCGGCCCCGGCGCGCGCGAGTGGCGCGAGGGCGACCGCGTGTTCGGCCTCGTGGGCGGCGGCGGCCACGCGGAGTACGTCGTCGTGCACGAGCGCACGGCGGTGCGCGTGCCCGACGCGCTGGACTGGCCGGCCGCGGGCGCCGTGCCCGAGGCCTTCGTGACCGCGCACGACGCGCTGCGGCAGGCCGACGCGCGCGCGGGCGACACGGTGCTGATCCACGCGGTGGCGAGCGGCGTCGGGCTGGCGGCCGTGCAGCTGGCCCGCGTGCTCGGGCTGCGCGCGCTCGGCACCGCGCGCACGCCGGCCAAGCTGGGCGACGCCCGCGCGCACGGGATGGCGCACGGCGTCGCGCTCACGCGCGAGGTGGTCGCGGATCCGCCGTCGCTGGCGGCGGCGCTGTCGGAGCTGACGCACGCGCACGGCGCGCGCGGCGCGGGCGCCGACGTCGTGCTCGACCTTGTGGGCGGCGCCTACACGAACGCCTCGCTGCATGCGATGGCGCCGCTCGGCCGCCTGATGCTCATCGGCCTCGTCGCGGGCGCGGAGGGGACGCTCGATCTCGGCCGCATCCTGCGCGGACGCCTGACGGTGCGCGGCACCGTGATGCGCGCGCGTGCGCTGGAGGAGCGGATCGTGACGATGCGCCGCTTCGCCGACGAGGTGGTGCCGCTGCTGGCCTCCGGCGCCATGCGCCCGACGATCGACCGCATCTTCTCTTTGCAGGAGATCGTCGCGGCGCACGAACGGCTCGAATCGAACGAGACGGTGGGGAAGGTCGTGCTCACCGTGTGA
- a CDS encoding DUF4142 domain-containing protein, whose translation MRQVIRWGSTALLASLAATGCGGNDRGDTASQGDTAAAAGEVSPGATTDSGAMVGAPAAGDMSSMSAPDMMALIGASNAAEIRSSQSAVEKATNRDVRAFARRMVDEHQAMQKQADELAVRINVTPGNPAPAVEKTRMSNEMSQQLSATAKGEAFDRQYMDGQVQAHQQTLAELQAMQNTSNADLRTLIQGAIPKVQAHLQDAQQLQGRLGGTAGATGTTTPGTSTPGATSGATSGATTGATGTTGTTPPAGRP comes from the coding sequence ATGCGGCAGGTGATTCGATGGGGCTCGACGGCGCTTCTGGCCTCGCTGGCGGCGACCGGGTGCGGTGGCAACGATCGCGGCGACACCGCGTCGCAGGGCGACACGGCGGCCGCGGCCGGCGAGGTGTCGCCCGGCGCCACGACGGACAGCGGCGCGATGGTCGGCGCGCCGGCCGCCGGCGACATGTCCTCGATGAGCGCGCCCGACATGATGGCGCTCATCGGTGCCTCCAACGCGGCGGAGATCCGGAGCAGCCAATCGGCGGTCGAGAAGGCGACGAACCGCGACGTGCGCGCGTTCGCGCGGCGCATGGTCGACGAGCACCAGGCGATGCAGAAGCAGGCCGACGAGCTCGCGGTGCGGATCAACGTCACGCCGGGGAACCCCGCGCCGGCGGTCGAGAAGACGCGCATGTCGAACGAGATGTCGCAGCAGCTCTCGGCCACCGCCAAGGGCGAGGCGTTCGACCGCCAGTACATGGATGGGCAGGTGCAGGCGCACCAGCAGACGCTGGCGGAGCTCCAGGCGATGCAGAACACCAGCAACGCCGATCTGCGCACGCTGATCCAGGGCGCGATCCCGAAGGTGCAGGCCCACCTGCAGGACGCCCAGCAGCTGCAGGGGCGCCTGGGCGGCACCGCGGGCGCGACGGGCACGACCACGCCCGGCACGAGCACGCCGGGGGCGACCTCGGGCGCCACGTCGGGCGCGACCACCGGTGCCACCGGCACGACCGGCACGACGCCGCCGGCCGGCCGGCCCTGA
- a CDS encoding DUF4142 domain-containing protein has product MPARIARHALAAAALATLTAFTTGCGGGNDELRDEQPAHNASGGEVVVPGATATRPDSTLPGTAGSGTAVSTDPSGSIGTPGQGTIQSGDPSDAGVRSLIDAINTSETEMSQLALQKAQNAEVRRYAQAMIAAHRQAPLDRGVEAAGTNSANDLLVPMADAHAKTMAQLQKLEAGPAFDRAYMNAQVQGHEGALQSLERAETATGDATLVDRVRRMQSDVERHLAEARRVQAQLPTTTGGKR; this is encoded by the coding sequence ATGCCGGCGCGCATCGCACGACACGCACTCGCCGCCGCCGCGCTGGCGACGCTGACGGCCTTCACCACCGGCTGCGGCGGTGGCAACGACGAGCTGCGCGACGAGCAGCCCGCGCACAACGCGAGCGGCGGCGAGGTGGTCGTGCCGGGTGCCACGGCGACGCGCCCGGACTCCACGCTGCCCGGCACGGCGGGGAGCGGCACCGCGGTGTCGACCGATCCCAGCGGCAGCATCGGCACGCCGGGGCAGGGCACGATCCAGAGCGGCGATCCGAGCGACGCGGGCGTGCGCTCGCTCATCGACGCGATCAACACGTCCGAGACCGAGATGAGCCAGCTCGCGCTGCAGAAGGCGCAGAACGCCGAGGTGCGCCGCTACGCGCAGGCGATGATCGCGGCGCACCGGCAGGCGCCGCTCGACCGCGGCGTGGAGGCGGCGGGGACGAACAGCGCGAACGACCTGCTGGTGCCGATGGCCGACGCGCACGCCAAGACGATGGCGCAGCTGCAGAAGCTGGAGGCGGGGCCGGCGTTCGACCGCGCGTACATGAACGCGCAGGTGCAGGGGCACGAGGGTGCGCTGCAGTCGCTGGAGCGCGCCGAGACCGCGACCGGCGACGCCACGCTCGTCGACCGCGTGCGTCGCATGCAGAGCGACGTCGAGCGCCACCTGGCCGAGGCGCGCCGGGTGCAGGCGCAGCTGCCGACCACCACCGGAGGGAAGCGCTGA
- a CDS encoding glycoside hydrolase domain-containing protein, whose amino-acid sequence MNQTALLARRVLRRARASWIVTVAAAAVATPWVVRNGVGELASIETTSTGAAVADAIDAGLESDLAQLASNTTGATPGRHLGFDTSVYPGDRTMRRWKEAGAPYEWVGYYLPAPCHRDASWSGKRETLTDMGWGLAVVYVGQQTWDRTPKPSSKAAERAVRAGKRCDANFVSGPRGVTEGADAIARTAAEGFAKGTIVYLDIERMERMPQAMRDYYRQWTRQLLADGRYVPGVYVHAHNADAVYDDLVAEFRAAGVAAEPPMWVASGRGFTRDAAPTDVGHQFAGVWQGVLDIVEHHGGVSLPIDVNVAAVPSPSDQYALTD is encoded by the coding sequence ATGAACCAGACCGCCCTCCTCGCCCGCCGCGTGCTGCGCCGCGCCCGTGCGTCGTGGATCGTCACCGTCGCGGCCGCCGCCGTCGCCACGCCGTGGGTGGTGCGCAACGGCGTCGGCGAGCTGGCGTCGATCGAGACGACGTCGACGGGCGCGGCGGTGGCCGACGCGATCGACGCGGGGCTCGAGTCGGATCTGGCGCAACTCGCGTCGAACACGACCGGCGCGACGCCTGGCCGCCACCTCGGCTTCGACACGAGCGTGTATCCGGGCGACCGCACGATGCGCCGCTGGAAGGAGGCGGGCGCGCCGTACGAGTGGGTCGGCTACTACCTCCCCGCGCCCTGCCACCGCGACGCCTCGTGGAGCGGCAAGCGCGAGACGCTGACCGACATGGGCTGGGGGCTGGCGGTGGTGTACGTCGGCCAGCAGACGTGGGACCGCACGCCGAAGCCGAGCTCGAAGGCGGCCGAGCGCGCGGTGCGCGCGGGCAAGCGCTGCGACGCGAACTTCGTCAGCGGCCCGCGCGGCGTGACCGAGGGCGCGGACGCGATCGCGCGCACGGCGGCCGAGGGCTTCGCGAAGGGCACGATCGTGTACCTGGACATCGAGCGCATGGAGCGCATGCCGCAGGCGATGCGCGACTACTACCGCCAGTGGACGCGCCAGCTGCTGGCCGACGGCCGCTACGTGCCGGGCGTGTACGTGCACGCGCACAACGCGGACGCGGTCTACGACGACCTGGTGGCGGAGTTCCGCGCCGCCGGCGTGGCGGCCGAGCCCCCGATGTGGGTGGCGAGCGGCCGCGGCTTCACGCGCGACGCGGCGCCGACGGACGTCGGGCACCAGTTCGCGGGCGTGTGGCAGGGCGTGCTCGACATCGTGGAGCACCACGGCGGCGTGTCGCTGCCGATCGACGTGAACGTCGCGGCGGTGCCGTCGCCGTCGGACCAGTACGCGCTGACCGACTGA
- the rfaD gene encoding ADP-glyceromanno-heptose 6-epimerase gives MPEQPAPPLPASGDPSPLPFSRVLVTGGAGFIGSALVWALNRRGVDRVVIVDRLGTDEKWRNLVPLAFEDYLEADDLMPRLTSGALGDFDCVLHMGACSATTERDATYLARNNFEFTKALAQWAVPRQVRFVYASSAATYGDGAAGMDDRAQDAASLQRLRPLNAYGYSKHLLDLWAARHGVLDRMVGCKFFNVFGPNEAHKGDMRSLVHKAFGQVEETGSVKLFRSHRPDYRDGEQTRDFLYVKDCVAMTLHLAAAPSASGLYNLGSGVANSWNELASALFAAMGREPRIEYVDMPLAIRDKYQYRTQADIGRLRAAGYTAPVTPLADAVRDYVTHYLVGDRRLGDEG, from the coding sequence ATGCCCGAGCAGCCAGCCCCCCCGCTTCCCGCGTCCGGCGACCCGTCGCCGCTCCCCTTCTCGCGCGTGCTGGTGACCGGCGGCGCGGGGTTCATCGGCTCCGCGCTCGTGTGGGCGCTCAACCGGCGCGGCGTGGACCGCGTGGTGATCGTCGACCGCCTCGGCACCGACGAGAAGTGGCGCAACCTGGTGCCGCTCGCGTTCGAGGACTACCTCGAGGCCGACGACCTGATGCCGCGGCTCACGAGCGGCGCGCTCGGCGACTTCGACTGCGTGCTGCACATGGGCGCGTGCTCGGCCACCACGGAGCGCGACGCGACCTACCTGGCGCGGAACAACTTCGAGTTCACGAAGGCGCTCGCGCAGTGGGCGGTGCCGCGGCAGGTGCGCTTCGTCTACGCGTCGTCGGCGGCGACGTACGGCGACGGCGCGGCGGGGATGGACGACCGCGCGCAGGACGCGGCGTCGCTGCAGCGCCTGCGCCCGCTGAACGCGTACGGCTACTCGAAGCACCTGCTCGACCTGTGGGCCGCGCGGCACGGAGTGCTCGACCGCATGGTGGGGTGCAAGTTCTTCAACGTCTTCGGGCCCAACGAGGCGCACAAGGGCGACATGCGCTCGCTCGTGCACAAGGCGTTCGGGCAGGTCGAGGAGACGGGCAGCGTGAAGCTGTTCCGCAGCCACCGCCCGGACTACCGGGACGGCGAGCAGACGCGCGACTTCCTGTACGTGAAGGACTGCGTGGCGATGACGCTGCACCTCGCGGCGGCGCCGTCGGCGTCGGGCCTCTACAACCTCGGCAGCGGCGTCGCGAACAGCTGGAACGAGCTGGCCTCGGCGCTGTTCGCCGCCATGGGCCGCGAGCCGCGCATCGAGTACGTGGACATGCCGCTCGCGATCCGCGACAAGTACCAGTACCGCACGCAGGCCGACATCGGGCGCCTGCGCGCGGCGGGCTACACCGCGCCCGTCACGCCGCTGGCCGACGCCGTGCGCGACTACGTGACGCACTACCTCGTGGGCGACCGGCGACTGGGCGACGAAGGGTGA
- a CDS encoding fused MFS/spermidine synthase: protein MLPLLYLVFVVSGAAGLMYESIWSRYLGLFVGHGAYAQVLVLVIFLGGMSLGAHLVGRRSERLRDPLLWYAVVELAVAVIGIGFHDVFQWATDAAYDGLFPRLPAGTVVLLVKWTLAALLILPQSILLGATFPLMSAGAIRRAPDRPGRTLALLYFANSLGAAGGVLLAGFTLLSAAGLPGTLLVAAACNATVAVVAWLVARLAPADATPASATSTVREPPRLTGVQPEPATEPVAATHDVSAPRDATPLGPPPALVRALLLVAFGTAVASFVYEIAWIRMLSLVVGSATHSFELMLSAFILGLALGAWWIRGRADRLDDPLRTLGLVQWIMGSLAIATLPVYVGTFHAMAGLLGAVELNEGGYRIFTVVRYLFCLAVMLPATFCAGVTLPLITRILIGRGAGERAIGQVYAVNTLGSIVGASLAGLALMPLLGLKWLLVVGALTDVALGIWLLARHGALVADARVATPTPTRARAAWLDRTARAGRGALLPTAIVGVGVLLLIATVTPFHTAVLSSGVYRYAKVSDPRGYDVPFYRDGRTATVSVRRARGSRMLTLATNGKPDASLSLSWIKPSPADTVRRPLTGDQVTQALLPLVTLAHHPHARSAAVIGQGSGMTSHLLLASRELRALSTIDIEPLMIEGSRAFYPANRRVFDDPRSTFVVDDAKAFFASARRTFDVIVSEPSNPWVSGVSGLFTDEFYHRVRGYLAPGGVFGQWLHLYEIDDRLVLSVLAALHRNFPSYEIYMVSNADIFVVASTSPTLRRADWGVVALPDVAHDLARTLPLDSATLDAMRVLDRAALAPVLDRWRAPNSDYFPLLDLGAERTRFLKESASGFRALHTGRFDPVAGLRGWRVGFADATVAPVEMPRADARARGAAVRQAWQAYAPDGTPVRDDEAPFLRLPGGETAWLRDAIYRRAAFEAVLASGRPPADWHRFVAHAYDVEGELHGGTAGVADSAFYGRLFAYLDAARAPAEVRASIAFFHGLAAHDFRQAADAADVLVAALRRGDQWVRPQLLHDGAVVSAIRLGDAARATRMLAATARDTERDRSDLRSELFTHWIAHVARSGGAARPAAPID from the coding sequence ATGCTCCCCCTGCTGTACCTCGTGTTCGTCGTCTCCGGCGCGGCCGGCCTGATGTACGAGTCGATCTGGAGCCGCTACCTCGGGCTCTTCGTCGGCCACGGCGCGTACGCCCAGGTGCTGGTGCTCGTGATCTTCCTCGGCGGCATGTCGCTCGGCGCGCACCTCGTGGGGCGGCGCTCGGAGCGGCTGCGCGACCCGCTGCTCTGGTACGCGGTGGTCGAGCTGGCGGTGGCGGTCATCGGCATCGGCTTCCACGACGTCTTCCAGTGGGCCACCGACGCCGCGTACGACGGGCTGTTCCCGCGCCTGCCGGCGGGCACGGTCGTGCTGCTCGTGAAGTGGACGCTGGCCGCGCTCCTCATCCTCCCGCAGTCGATCCTGCTCGGCGCGACCTTCCCGCTCATGAGCGCCGGCGCGATCCGCCGGGCGCCGGACCGGCCGGGCCGCACGCTGGCGCTGCTCTACTTCGCCAACTCGCTCGGCGCCGCGGGGGGCGTGCTGCTGGCGGGCTTCACGCTGCTCTCGGCCGCGGGGCTGCCCGGGACGCTGCTGGTCGCGGCGGCGTGCAACGCGACGGTGGCGGTGGTCGCGTGGCTGGTCGCGCGGCTCGCGCCGGCCGACGCCACGCCCGCCTCGGCAACCTCGACCGTACGCGAGCCCCCCCGGCTCACAGGGGTACAGCCGGAACCCGCGACCGAGCCAGTCGCCGCGACGCACGACGTGTCCGCGCCACGCGACGCGACGCCCCTGGGCCCGCCACCCGCGCTCGTGCGCGCGCTGCTCCTCGTCGCCTTCGGCACCGCCGTCGCCTCGTTCGTCTACGAGATCGCGTGGATCCGCATGCTGTCGCTCGTCGTCGGCAGCGCGACGCACTCGTTCGAGCTGATGCTGTCGGCCTTCATCCTCGGGCTCGCGCTCGGCGCGTGGTGGATTCGCGGCCGCGCCGACCGCCTCGACGATCCGCTGCGCACGCTCGGCCTCGTGCAGTGGATCATGGGCAGCCTCGCGATCGCGACGCTCCCCGTCTACGTGGGCACCTTCCACGCGATGGCCGGGCTGCTCGGCGCCGTGGAGCTGAACGAGGGCGGCTACCGCATCTTCACCGTCGTCCGCTACCTGTTCTGCCTCGCCGTGATGCTGCCGGCGACCTTCTGCGCGGGCGTCACGCTGCCGCTCATCACGCGCATCCTCATCGGCCGCGGCGCCGGCGAGCGCGCCATCGGCCAGGTCTACGCGGTCAACACGCTCGGCTCCATCGTGGGCGCGTCGCTCGCGGGGCTCGCGCTCATGCCGCTCCTCGGCCTCAAGTGGCTGCTCGTCGTCGGCGCGCTGACGGACGTCGCGCTCGGGATCTGGCTGCTGGCGCGGCACGGGGCGCTCGTCGCCGATGCGCGCGTCGCGACGCCCACGCCGACGCGCGCGCGCGCCGCGTGGCTCGACCGCACGGCGCGCGCGGGGCGCGGCGCGCTGCTGCCGACGGCGATCGTCGGCGTGGGCGTGCTGCTGCTGATCGCGACCGTGACGCCGTTCCACACCGCGGTGCTGTCGAGCGGCGTCTATCGCTACGCGAAGGTGTCCGACCCACGCGGCTACGACGTGCCGTTCTACCGCGACGGCCGCACGGCGACGGTGAGCGTGCGCCGCGCGCGCGGCTCGCGCATGCTGACGCTCGCCACCAACGGCAAGCCGGACGCGTCGCTGTCGCTGTCGTGGATCAAGCCGTCGCCGGCCGACACCGTGCGGCGCCCGCTCACCGGCGACCAGGTGACGCAGGCGCTCCTGCCGCTCGTCACGCTCGCGCACCACCCGCACGCGCGCAGCGCCGCCGTCATCGGCCAGGGCTCGGGGATGACGTCGCACCTGCTGCTCGCCAGCCGCGAGCTGCGCGCGCTCTCGACGATCGACATCGAGCCGCTGATGATCGAGGGCTCGCGCGCGTTCTATCCGGCGAACCGGCGCGTCTTCGACGACCCGCGCTCGACGTTCGTGGTGGACGACGCGAAGGCGTTCTTCGCCAGCGCGCGCCGCACCTTCGACGTCATCGTCTCCGAGCCGTCCAACCCCTGGGTGAGCGGCGTCTCGGGGCTCTTCACCGACGAGTTCTACCACCGCGTGCGCGGCTACCTCGCGCCCGGCGGCGTGTTCGGCCAGTGGCTGCACCTGTACGAGATCGACGACCGGCTGGTGCTGAGCGTGCTCGCGGCGCTGCACCGCAACTTCCCGTCGTACGAGATCTACATGGTCTCGAACGCCGACATCTTCGTCGTCGCCAGCACGAGCCCCACGCTGCGCCGCGCCGACTGGGGCGTGGTCGCGCTTCCCGACGTCGCGCACGACCTCGCGCGCACGCTGCCACTGGACTCCGCGACGCTCGACGCGATGCGCGTGCTCGACCGCGCGGCGCTCGCGCCCGTGCTCGACCGCTGGCGCGCGCCGAACTCCGACTACTTCCCGCTCCTCGACCTGGGCGCGGAGCGGACGCGCTTCCTCAAGGAGTCGGCGAGCGGCTTCCGCGCGCTGCACACGGGCCGCTTCGATCCGGTGGCCGGGCTGCGCGGCTGGCGCGTGGGCTTCGCCGACGCGACGGTGGCGCCGGTCGAGATGCCGCGCGCCGATGCCCGCGCGCGCGGTGCGGCGGTGCGGCAGGCGTGGCAGGCGTACGCGCCCGACGGCACGCCGGTGCGCGACGACGAGGCACCCTTCCTTCGCCTACCCGGCGGGGAGACGGCGTGGCTGCGCGACGCGATCTACCGGCGCGCGGCGTTCGAGGCGGTGCTTGCGTCCGGTCGCCCGCCCGCCGACTGGCACCGCTTCGTCGCGCACGCCTACGACGTGGAGGGCGAGCTGCACGGCGGCACCGCGGGCGTCGCCGACAGCGCGTTCTACGGCCGCCTGTTCGCGTACCTCGACGCTGCGCGCGCGCCGGCCGAGGTGCGCGCGTCGATCGCGTTCTTCCACGGGCTGGCGGCGCACGACTTCCGTCAGGCCGCCGACGCGGCCGACGTGCTCGTGGCCGCGCTGCGCCGCGGCGACCAGTGGGTCCGCCCGCAGCTCCTGCACGACGGCGCGGTGGTCTCGGCGATCCGTCTCGGCGACGCGGCGCGCGCGACGCGCATGCTGGCCGCCACGGCCCGCGACACGGAGCGCGACCGCAGCGACCTGCGCTCGGAGCTGTTCACGCACTGGATCGCGCACGTGGCCAGGTCGGGTGGCGCCGCGCGGCCCGCGGCCCCGATCGACTGA
- a CDS encoding alpha/beta hydrolase family protein, with protein sequence MIGSPLPLLTGGARRTLVAGAVLAPVLVPALASAQTTYQQPPAPIARALDAEPLPAVSVSPDRKWLLHLRRRGLPSIEEVGAPEMRLAGLRLNPRTNGGSRDVSFTGLSLQAVQGGGSTPAMRAITVPGATGDVRMGTPLWSPDGKRIAFTVTAPTAITLYTADIPASASGPAVAARRVSALALNATTGSPCSWVGNARLACLTIPAGRGPAPKQSEIPTGPISQESEGKAAPNPTFQDLLKSPADEKLMEHYLTSQVVLLGLDGSATKLGAPALRTRVAPSPDGQWLLVETTHRPYSYLVPLGAFPSLAEVWDLNGRVVRKLDDSPLDEQVSRRFDQVSPGPRNMSWRADAPATLAWVEALDGGDPQTKADKRDAVKTLAAPFAGEPTVHAQLEWRGGGITWARSDLALVTENWRRTRKTRTWAIDPSNPAKAPRLVFDRSSEDRYGDPGRFETAPNQYGRQALLTTKDGRFAFLGGAGASAEGDRPFIDRYELATGKTERLFRSAAPFYEEPVAVLDPEAGVVLTRRESTTEVPNYWARTVAGSAQPRQLTFFKDPAPQFAGVTSQLVTYKRKDGVDLSATVYLPAGYDKAKDGPLPFFLWAYPLEYGSAAAASQVVGSPYRFTRPTGASHLFLLSQGYGVMDNPTMPIVAMNGKESNDTYVEQLVSSAQAAVDKLVEMGVGDRERMGVGGHSYGAFMTANLLSHTNIFRAGIARSGAYNRTLTPFGFQGEERDYWKAQQLYTEMSPFTYANRVKTPILLIHGMADDNQGTFPIQSERYYAALKGNGAKARYVQLPAEAHGYRARESIGHTLYEMVTWLDRYVKPKQEKATAM encoded by the coding sequence ATGATCGGATCCCCCCTCCCCCTGCTGACCGGGGGCGCACGCCGCACGCTGGTCGCGGGCGCCGTGCTCGCGCCGGTGCTCGTGCCCGCGCTGGCGTCTGCCCAGACGACGTACCAGCAGCCGCCGGCCCCCATCGCCCGCGCGCTCGACGCCGAGCCGCTCCCGGCCGTCAGCGTCAGCCCCGATCGGAAGTGGCTGCTCCACCTGCGCCGCCGCGGCCTCCCGTCCATCGAGGAGGTGGGCGCGCCCGAGATGCGCCTCGCCGGCCTCCGCCTCAACCCGCGCACCAACGGCGGCTCGCGCGACGTCTCGTTCACGGGCCTGTCGCTGCAGGCCGTGCAGGGCGGCGGCAGCACGCCGGCCATGCGCGCGATCACGGTCCCCGGCGCCACGGGCGACGTCCGGATGGGCACGCCCCTCTGGTCGCCCGACGGGAAGCGGATCGCCTTCACGGTGACGGCTCCGACGGCGATCACGCTCTACACGGCCGACATCCCGGCCAGCGCGAGCGGCCCCGCCGTCGCGGCGCGGCGCGTCAGTGCGCTGGCGCTCAACGCGACCACGGGCAGCCCGTGCTCGTGGGTCGGCAACGCCCGGCTGGCCTGCTTGACGATCCCCGCGGGCCGCGGCCCGGCGCCGAAGCAGTCGGAGATCCCGACGGGCCCGATCTCGCAGGAGTCCGAGGGGAAGGCCGCGCCCAACCCGACCTTCCAGGACCTGCTGAAGAGCCCCGCCGACGAGAAGCTGATGGAGCACTACCTGACGTCGCAGGTGGTGCTGCTCGGCCTCGACGGCAGCGCGACGAAGCTCGGCGCGCCGGCGCTGCGCACGCGCGTCGCGCCATCGCCCGACGGGCAGTGGCTGCTGGTCGAGACGACGCATCGCCCCTACTCGTACCTCGTCCCGCTCGGCGCCTTCCCGAGCCTGGCCGAGGTGTGGGACCTGAACGGCAGGGTCGTGCGGAAGCTCGACGACTCGCCGCTCGACGAGCAGGTGTCGCGGCGCTTCGACCAGGTGTCGCCGGGCCCGCGCAACATGAGCTGGCGCGCCGACGCGCCGGCGACGCTGGCGTGGGTCGAGGCGCTCGACGGCGGCGACCCGCAGACGAAGGCCGACAAGCGCGACGCGGTGAAGACGCTCGCGGCGCCGTTCGCGGGCGAGCCGACGGTGCACGCGCAGCTCGAGTGGCGCGGCGGCGGCATCACGTGGGCGCGCAGCGACCTCGCGCTCGTGACCGAGAACTGGCGCCGCACGCGCAAGACGCGCACGTGGGCGATCGATCCGAGCAACCCGGCCAAGGCGCCGCGCCTCGTGTTCGACCGCTCGTCGGAGGACCGCTACGGTGACCCGGGCCGCTTCGAGACGGCGCCGAACCAGTACGGCCGCCAGGCGCTGCTGACCACGAAGGACGGCCGCTTCGCCTTCCTCGGCGGCGCGGGCGCGTCGGCCGAGGGCGACCGCCCGTTCATCGACCGCTACGAGCTGGCGACGGGCAAGACCGAGCGCCTGTTCCGCTCCGCGGCGCCGTTCTACGAGGAGCCGGTCGCGGTGCTCGACCCGGAGGCGGGCGTGGTGCTGACGCGCCGCGAGAGCACGACCGAGGTCCCGAACTACTGGGCGCGCACCGTCGCCGGCAGCGCGCAGCCGCGGCAGCTGACGTTCTTCAAGGATCCCGCGCCGCAGTTCGCGGGCGTGACGTCGCAGCTCGTGACGTACAAGCGCAAGGACGGCGTCGACCTCTCGGCGACGGTCTACCTGCCGGCCGGCTACGACAAGGCGAAGGACGGCCCGCTGCCGTTCTTCCTCTGGGCGTATCCGCTGGAGTACGGCTCGGCCGCCGCGGCGTCGCAGGTGGTCGGCTCGCCGTACCGCTTCACGCGGCCGACGGGCGCGAGCCACCTCTTCCTGCTGTCGCAGGGCTACGGCGTGATGGACAACCCGACCATGCCGATCGTGGCGATGAACGGGAAGGAGTCCAACGACACGTACGTCGAGCAGCTCGTGTCGAGCGCGCAGGCGGCGGTGGACAAGCTCGTCGAGATGGGCGTCGGCGACCGCGAGCGGATGGGCGTCGGCGGCCACTCGTACGGCGCCTTCATGACGGCGAACCTCCTCTCGCACACGAACATCTTCCGGGCGGGCATCGCGCGCAGCGGCGCGTACAACCGCACGCTGACGCCGTTCGGCTTCCAGGGCGAGGAGCGCGACTACTGGAAGGCGCAGCAGCTCTACACGGAGATGTCGCCGTTCACGTATGCGAACCGCGTGAAGACGCCGATCCTGCTGATCCACGGCATGGCGGACGACAACCAGGGCACCTTCCCGATCCAGAGCGAGCGCTACTACGCGGCGCTCAAGGGCAACGGCGCGAAGGCGCGCTACGTCCAGCTGCCGGCCGAGGCGCACGGGTATCGCGCGCGCGAGAGCATCGGCCACACGCTGTACGAGATGGTGACGTGGCTCGACCGGTACGTGAAGCCGAAGCAGGAGAAGGCGACGGCGATGTGA